A DNA window from Lujinxingia litoralis contains the following coding sequences:
- the tmk gene encoding dTMP kinase, which yields MLQQGTPFVVLEGLDGAGTTTQSAALAARLRAEGWEVSTSCEPSEGPIGTLIRQMLTGRVVVPGEDGARPVGRETLALLFAADRLDHIEAQIEPALRAGKVAISDRYYHSSLVYQGDIDGEERVDYGWVRELNSRARVPDVTIFLEAPVELCMSRLSGRGSRDLYETREKLARLERRYDEVLTMLSAEGQPIVRLDAGLEREEISEAIWTVVQSHLPG from the coding sequence ATGTTGCAGCAGGGTACACCTTTTGTGGTGCTGGAAGGGTTGGATGGCGCAGGGACGACGACGCAGAGTGCGGCGCTGGCCGCGCGGTTGCGGGCCGAGGGGTGGGAGGTTTCGACGAGTTGCGAACCTTCGGAGGGGCCGATCGGCACGCTGATCCGGCAGATGCTCACCGGTCGCGTGGTGGTGCCCGGTGAGGATGGGGCGCGTCCGGTGGGGCGAGAGACGTTGGCGCTGCTTTTTGCGGCGGACAGGCTCGATCATATCGAGGCGCAGATCGAGCCGGCACTACGGGCCGGGAAGGTCGCGATTTCGGATCGCTACTACCACTCCAGTCTGGTCTATCAGGGCGATATCGACGGGGAAGAGCGAGTCGACTACGGATGGGTGCGCGAGCTCAACTCAAGAGCGCGGGTGCCGGATGTGACGATTTTTCTGGAGGCGCCGGTGGAGCTGTGTATGTCACGGCTTTCGGGGCGTGGAAGTCGCGATCTCTATGAGACGCGCGAAAAGCTCGCACGCCTGGAGCGGCGCTACGATGAGGTGTTGACCATGCTTTCGGCTGAGGGGCAGCCGATTGTGCGGCTGGATGCGGGGCTGGAGCGGGAGGAGATCTCCGAGGCTATCTGGACAGTGGTGCAGTCGCATCTTCCCGGTTGA
- a CDS encoding glycosyltransferase family 4 protein yields MARILIDARCLSANPTGVGRYARALIAHLAPRAIQAGHELTLLRHPSHTAPLHPELALPQVTSECPPDNLKNHLIGHRALEDAVRQLGQPELYHSLFHILPRYAHRVMPQARIVTTLHDLVWLDHPDASQPTWLKARSIQTFARAAIPHALRASDAVIAISRPTAERAHQLLGRHQIPVPVIHHGVDPRFFDAPPPITGPLRWLGQPEAPPFFVAIGNHKPYKNLHTLIDAFARLPRHTPQPQLVLIGDCEGLSAHIGPSQVSEHIHLTGLIDDDQLRALLGRATAFVFPSLVEGFGLPILEAMAMGRPTLVSDLEPMRSIAGEAALLFHPHSPDDLARLLQRLLTAPPLARNLGERSLARARTFCWDKTADETLRVYEKTMATQTHTA; encoded by the coding sequence ATGGCCCGTATTCTCATCGACGCCCGCTGCCTGAGCGCCAACCCCACCGGTGTAGGCCGCTACGCTCGAGCCCTGATCGCTCACCTGGCACCGCGCGCAATCCAGGCCGGTCACGAGCTAACGCTACTGCGCCACCCCTCGCATACCGCGCCCCTGCACCCCGAACTCGCGTTGCCCCAGGTCACCAGCGAGTGCCCCCCCGACAACCTCAAAAACCACCTCATCGGCCATCGCGCCCTCGAAGACGCTGTACGCCAGCTCGGCCAGCCCGAGCTCTACCACAGCCTCTTTCATATCTTGCCCCGCTACGCCCACCGGGTGATGCCGCAGGCCCGTATCGTCACCACCCTCCACGACCTGGTCTGGCTGGATCATCCGGACGCCTCTCAGCCCACCTGGCTCAAGGCTCGTTCCATCCAGACCTTTGCCCGGGCCGCCATCCCTCACGCGCTGCGCGCCAGCGACGCCGTCATCGCCATCAGCCGCCCTACCGCCGAACGCGCCCATCAACTTCTGGGCCGCCATCAGATCCCGGTCCCCGTGATCCACCACGGCGTCGACCCGCGCTTCTTCGACGCTCCGCCCCCCATCACCGGCCCACTTCGCTGGCTCGGTCAGCCCGAAGCCCCTCCCTTCTTTGTGGCCATCGGCAACCACAAGCCCTACAAAAATCTCCACACCCTCATCGACGCCTTCGCCCGCCTGCCACGCCACACCCCGCAGCCTCAGCTCGTCCTCATCGGCGACTGCGAGGGACTCTCCGCACACATTGGCCCCAGCCAGGTAAGCGAGCATATCCACCTGACCGGCCTGATCGACGACGACCAGCTACGTGCCCTCCTGGGCCGCGCCACCGCGTTTGTCTTTCCCTCACTTGTCGAAGGATTTGGCCTGCCCATCCTGGAGGCCATGGCCATGGGCCGCCCCACCCTGGTCTCCGACCTGGAGCCCATGCGTTCCATCGCCGGCGAGGCCGCGCTGCTTTTTCATCCCCACAGCCCCGACGATCTCGCTCGCCTGCTCCAGCGCCTGCTCACCGCGCCTCCCCTCGCCAGAAACCTCGGAGAACGAAGCCTGGCCCGCGCCCGCACGTTTTGCTGGGACAAAACCGCCGACGAAACCCTGCGGGTGTATGAAAAGACAATGGCGACACAAACCCACACGGCGTAA
- a CDS encoding glycosyltransferase family 4 protein, whose protein sequence is MTQKTTSSAPTDACIMLDARYLNGRHSGIGRYTYNLILELLQLDESLRLRLLTHPDNPVPVDHPRVRCQTFAAAPNSFSTRLLLPRTIDFRDVDLFHSPFNILPGQLPVPALFTLHDIMWLLNPDYCTDVWWRKLVTGTFYQTFIPRSVARADHILTVSHTSRRAIEEHFPAMQSRVSVTYNGLDPFFSPMPAPQAWPLLGRWLAPRSRFVLVVGQGSPYKNHPGALRAFIEAFADDPTIYFVLVRRLDESSNQELGQLLADPRLGSRVIRIGYVSSNELRALYSTAMAFLFPSFYEGFGLPALEAMACGAPVITSNQGAPAEVCQGGALMVDPHDTHAIANALRQLRDDPQLATDLSHRGRQRAATFTWRACAASALAAYRRVLGLNHDPTPSPGA, encoded by the coding sequence ATGACCCAAAAAACCACATCTTCCGCCCCCACCGATGCCTGCATTATGCTGGATGCCCGTTACTTGAACGGGCGCCACAGCGGTATCGGGCGCTACACATACAACCTCATCCTCGAGCTTCTCCAGCTCGACGAGAGCTTGCGCCTGCGCCTGCTGACCCACCCTGACAACCCGGTCCCGGTCGACCACCCCCGGGTCAGGTGCCAGACGTTTGCCGCCGCCCCCAATTCATTTTCCACACGACTGCTGCTGCCGCGCACCATCGACTTTCGCGACGTTGATCTCTTTCACTCCCCCTTTAACATCTTACCCGGCCAGCTGCCGGTGCCCGCGCTCTTCACCCTCCACGATATCATGTGGCTGCTCAACCCGGACTACTGCACCGACGTGTGGTGGCGAAAGCTGGTCACCGGCACCTTTTATCAAACCTTTATTCCACGCTCGGTAGCCCGCGCCGACCACATCCTGACCGTCTCCCACACCTCGCGCCGGGCCATCGAAGAGCATTTCCCCGCGATGCAAAGCCGCGTCAGCGTGACCTACAACGGTCTCGATCCCTTCTTTTCCCCTATGCCCGCCCCACAGGCCTGGCCTCTCCTGGGCCGCTGGCTGGCACCCCGCTCTCGCTTTGTCCTCGTCGTTGGCCAGGGCTCGCCATACAAAAATCACCCCGGGGCGCTGCGGGCCTTTATCGAAGCCTTTGCCGACGACCCGACCATCTACTTTGTGCTGGTGCGACGCCTCGACGAGAGTTCAAATCAAGAGCTCGGTCAGCTCCTGGCCGATCCTCGCCTGGGGTCGCGTGTCATTCGCATTGGCTACGTCTCCAGCAACGAGCTGCGCGCGCTTTACAGCACGGCGATGGCCTTCCTCTTTCCCTCCTTCTACGAGGGATTCGGCCTGCCGGCACTCGAGGCCATGGCCTGTGGCGCGCCGGTCATCACCTCCAATCAGGGCGCGCCGGCCGAAGTCTGTCAGGGCGGCGCGCTGATGGTCGACCCCCATGACACACACGCCATCGCCAATGCCCTGCGCCAACTCCGCGACGACCCTCAACTCGCCACGGATTTAAGCCACCGAGGCCGCCAGCGAGCGGCAACCTTCACCTGGCGCGCCTGCGCCGCCTCGGCCCTCGCGGCCTACCGCCGCGTACTCGGCCTGAACCACGACCCCACCCCCTCGCCGGGAGCCTGA
- a CDS encoding efflux RND transporter permease subunit codes for MSSRAVKLAERYMRGVVGRWPGWLVLMSLVLTLVSLTLIATRWNINSDFRALLPSSSEAAQAMEEVGQRVGSGSSLFVVIDSPDKEANLAFAEVYAERLRELPQIALAHYHNDKAFFEQHRLLYMEVEDLEELHRQIKRRIREEKRAQNPLFVPLGKPRERDDKLIDTSEIEARYEDLAHQSYKEYLMADDGYSLTIVVRFVETSTDLAATNQLLDQVRGLGQELDPGSYHPDMKLEYGGGLVSRQAEYTSIVGDIQTSALFTMLGLFLVIALYFRRIRAVFLVLGPLVMGVLWTLAFAFVVHGELTTVTVFIFAILLGLGIDFSIHLLNGYDRARAQGLAPVDALWACYNSVGRATVMGATTTFATFVVLSFAQFRGLSQFGQVAAVGVLMTVLAMVVTMPALILTLQRWWPHEPGEVKGERLIEKAVRQGKILRYSPWALGLAGVVTVWAVTQIPEVRFEENFRRVGQVIKPWERGEATPQEVADREARAKGRQQARRVAQRALEVREEIAPQTYVADREQLSTGAKYTSALKGQQSSTPTLLLLDDAEDTRRLYAHMEAQQAEGELDTVSSVASIYAFMPGSAREQAERLEVIEAMRATLDEDLSFLSASQRERIDEMRESLEVDAITIHDLPEWTKRLFREAGPQAREPAAGEAFAFEYLIYVNERIDHMVGEQARRFLGEVEEATDLEGIDVRVASQSYIYTAMLDEIKEDGARMLGIALVIVFVILSFFFGSALRSAIALSALGVGAVWMFGFCGWFGIKLDFFNVVILPVVIGIGVDDGVHFYHHYLEEGRGRLPEVIDHVGSAIGMTTVTSIIGFGGLAITNYAGLQSLGYLAIVGIGAAFLATVLVLPPFLWLAERRGWERVLGRARD; via the coding sequence ATGAGCAGCAGGGCAGTGAAGTTGGCCGAGCGGTACATGCGCGGGGTGGTGGGGCGATGGCCGGGCTGGCTGGTGTTGATGAGTCTGGTGCTCACGCTTGTGTCGCTGACGCTTATTGCCACGCGCTGGAACATCAACAGCGACTTTCGGGCGCTGCTGCCGAGCAGCTCGGAGGCCGCCCAGGCCATGGAAGAGGTCGGTCAGCGGGTGGGCTCGGGATCGTCACTGTTTGTGGTCATTGATTCGCCGGATAAAGAGGCCAACCTGGCCTTTGCCGAGGTCTATGCCGAGCGTCTGCGCGAGCTGCCGCAGATTGCGTTGGCTCATTACCACAACGACAAGGCTTTTTTTGAGCAGCATCGCCTTCTTTATATGGAGGTGGAAGATCTGGAGGAGCTGCACCGGCAGATCAAGCGCCGGATTCGGGAGGAGAAACGCGCGCAGAACCCGCTCTTTGTGCCCCTGGGCAAGCCGCGAGAGCGCGATGATAAGTTGATTGATACCTCGGAGATCGAGGCGCGCTACGAAGATCTGGCCCATCAGAGCTACAAAGAGTACCTGATGGCCGACGATGGCTACTCGTTGACCATCGTGGTGCGTTTTGTGGAGACCTCGACCGATCTGGCGGCGACCAACCAGTTGCTTGATCAGGTGCGGGGCCTGGGGCAGGAACTCGATCCGGGGAGTTATCATCCGGATATGAAGCTGGAGTACGGGGGCGGGCTGGTATCGCGTCAGGCAGAGTATACCTCGATTGTGGGGGATATTCAGACCTCGGCGCTCTTTACCATGCTGGGGCTATTTCTGGTGATTGCGCTCTATTTCCGCCGGATCAGGGCGGTGTTTTTGGTGCTGGGGCCGCTGGTTATGGGGGTGCTCTGGACGCTAGCTTTTGCCTTTGTGGTGCATGGTGAATTGACCACGGTGACGGTGTTCATCTTTGCGATCTTGCTGGGGCTGGGGATCGACTTTTCGATCCATCTGCTCAACGGTTACGACCGGGCGCGGGCGCAGGGGTTGGCGCCGGTCGATGCGCTCTGGGCGTGCTATAATTCGGTGGGGCGGGCGACGGTGATGGGGGCGACGACGACCTTTGCCACCTTTGTGGTGCTCTCTTTTGCTCAGTTTCGGGGGCTGAGTCAGTTTGGCCAGGTCGCCGCGGTGGGGGTCTTGATGACGGTGCTGGCGATGGTGGTGACGATGCCGGCGCTGATTTTGACGCTGCAGCGTTGGTGGCCCCATGAGCCCGGGGAGGTCAAGGGCGAGCGCCTCATCGAGAAAGCGGTGCGTCAAGGCAAGATCTTGCGCTACTCGCCGTGGGCGTTGGGGCTGGCCGGAGTGGTGACGGTGTGGGCCGTGACGCAGATCCCCGAGGTGAGGTTTGAGGAGAATTTCCGCCGGGTGGGACAGGTGATCAAGCCCTGGGAGCGTGGCGAGGCGACGCCGCAAGAGGTGGCCGATCGCGAGGCGCGGGCGAAGGGACGTCAGCAGGCGCGGCGAGTGGCGCAGCGGGCGCTGGAGGTGCGCGAGGAGATTGCGCCGCAGACCTATGTGGCCGATCGCGAGCAGTTGAGCACCGGGGCCAAGTACACCAGCGCGCTCAAGGGGCAGCAGTCCTCCACACCGACGTTGTTGCTGCTGGATGACGCCGAGGATACTCGCCGCCTCTACGCACATATGGAGGCGCAGCAAGCCGAGGGGGAGCTTGATACGGTGAGTTCGGTGGCGTCGATTTATGCGTTTATGCCGGGGAGCGCCCGGGAGCAGGCTGAGCGCCTGGAAGTGATCGAGGCGATGCGAGCCACCCTTGATGAGGATCTGAGCTTTTTGAGCGCGTCTCAGCGAGAGCGCATCGATGAGATGCGCGAGAGCCTGGAGGTGGACGCGATTACGATCCACGATCTTCCGGAGTGGACCAAGAGGTTGTTTCGGGAGGCCGGGCCGCAGGCGCGGGAGCCTGCCGCGGGCGAAGCGTTTGCGTTTGAGTACCTGATCTACGTCAATGAACGCATCGATCATATGGTCGGGGAGCAGGCGCGACGCTTTCTTGGCGAGGTGGAGGAGGCCACCGACCTGGAGGGGATCGATGTGAGGGTGGCCAGCCAGTCGTATATTTATACGGCGATGCTCGATGAGATTAAGGAGGACGGGGCCCGGATGTTGGGGATCGCGCTGGTGATCGTGTTTGTGATCCTGTCGTTCTTTTTTGGCAGCGCGCTGCGTTCTGCGATCGCGCTCAGCGCGCTGGGTGTGGGGGCGGTGTGGATGTTTGGATTTTGCGGGTGGTTTGGCATTAAGCTCGACTTCTTTAATGTGGTGATCTTACCGGTAGTCATCGGCATCGGGGTGGATGATGGGGTGCATTTCTATCATCACTACCTGGAGGAGGGACGAGGGAGGTTGCCGGAGGTGATCGATCATGTGGGCTCGGCGATCGGGATGACGACGGTGACCTCGATCATCGGGTTTGGCGGGCTGGCGATCACCAATTACGCCGGGCTGCAGTCGCTGGGGTATCTGGCGATTGTGGGGATCGGGGCAGCGTTTTTAGCTACGGTGCTGGTGTTGCCGCCCTTTTTGTGGCTGGCCGAGCGTCGTGGATGGGAGCGGGTGCTGGGGCGCGCGCGCGATTGA
- a CDS encoding EcsC family protein has protein sequence MSPVFVRPESEELAEAGAVEVGLSGAPEDVEALALAEVAAELPLDDFKALWQVLGRLPVDEILEVVAEQLSDAPDRRREVLTAWMAQTLGYSRVWRRQKTLVSEPLWDVLSARGYAELSARGEEALAMIGRSMSPHRTYLHPMAALATLAIWRHSKSEALVEESRQRLLGRALPDELAWLYEVVVIFERDERRTRAGKDEVEGRGLMELVELCVEGSYWELSALLSALMVLRLRGRRFSPTVENLVRACDEAAEVHPQEHAKWLQVMADATIAGQLSFAWLERPMQAAVRLSLETPERQQRLRDYLSRRAFDADYGRLETLYESWLSSLWRETGRAETWLLEEVRRTAEYHPARAQRLLELVVARRGRRRRGVGSRAYRVRLAVEELGLGEHLDRFEEELIGLYVRNLALESHAAQLVRRAGDRVDWEVNPYAEAEDLSMYLVVSDYERAFDQLTCKFDGVTMSHADKHAAARVKYFVQRRLDPNRVHRLVQRVFTPVEWLGSGLSEIGIVRQAVERGMERFEAHVASQDLRAEVLEEFGDAGVEVENFEAIAELPVERIFGLLRRRRQRRLLLGAVAGGVFGGLAPFSWGVLSLADVPVLLTITADISSRFCWYFGFDPREHRDLPMEILAVALGGSRPSAVEPMLVRQNLNEYVLRKSVMVGAVAHGGLTQLAGRGLAQVVERQLGQKAARQAGDLARRAVTRNLQRRAVEAVPSKTLPVVGALLGASLNAALIYDLVEAAQAVLTDRFLERKYPEWLRQIGLEESSESLAG, from the coding sequence ATGAGCCCGGTGTTTGTGAGGCCTGAGAGCGAGGAGTTGGCGGAGGCGGGGGCTGTGGAGGTGGGGCTCAGTGGGGCGCCAGAAGATGTCGAGGCGTTGGCATTGGCGGAGGTCGCCGCTGAGCTTCCGCTGGATGACTTTAAGGCCTTGTGGCAGGTGCTGGGGCGGCTCCCGGTGGATGAGATTTTGGAGGTGGTTGCCGAGCAGCTCTCGGATGCGCCGGATCGTCGGCGTGAGGTGCTCACGGCCTGGATGGCGCAGACGCTGGGGTATTCGCGGGTGTGGCGCCGGCAGAAGACCCTGGTATCGGAGCCACTCTGGGATGTGTTATCGGCCCGGGGCTACGCCGAGTTGAGTGCGCGTGGAGAGGAAGCCCTGGCGATGATCGGGCGGTCGATGAGTCCGCATCGCACGTATTTGCATCCGATGGCGGCTCTGGCGACGCTGGCGATCTGGCGTCATAGCAAGAGCGAGGCGTTGGTGGAGGAGTCTCGTCAGCGATTGCTGGGGCGCGCGCTGCCCGATGAGTTGGCCTGGCTGTATGAAGTTGTGGTGATTTTTGAGCGCGATGAGCGCCGTACTCGTGCGGGAAAAGATGAGGTGGAGGGGCGCGGGTTGATGGAGCTGGTCGAGCTGTGTGTGGAGGGCTCGTACTGGGAGTTGAGCGCGTTGCTCAGCGCGTTGATGGTACTTCGGCTCCGGGGGCGGCGCTTTTCTCCGACGGTGGAGAATCTGGTCCGGGCGTGTGACGAGGCCGCCGAGGTGCATCCTCAGGAGCATGCGAAGTGGTTACAGGTGATGGCGGATGCGACGATCGCCGGGCAGCTTAGTTTTGCCTGGCTGGAGCGTCCGATGCAGGCGGCGGTGCGCCTGAGTCTGGAGACGCCGGAGCGTCAGCAGCGGTTACGCGATTATCTGTCTCGGCGGGCGTTTGATGCGGATTACGGGCGTCTGGAGACGCTTTATGAGAGTTGGCTTTCGAGTCTGTGGCGGGAAACAGGGCGTGCGGAGACGTGGCTTTTAGAGGAAGTGCGTCGCACGGCGGAGTATCATCCGGCGCGAGCGCAGCGCTTGCTGGAGCTTGTGGTAGCGCGTCGGGGCCGGCGTCGGCGAGGGGTGGGGTCCCGGGCGTATCGTGTGCGGCTGGCGGTGGAAGAGCTGGGATTGGGGGAGCACCTGGATCGCTTTGAGGAGGAGCTGATCGGGCTTTATGTGCGCAATCTGGCGTTAGAGAGCCATGCCGCGCAGCTGGTGCGTCGGGCCGGGGACCGGGTTGACTGGGAGGTGAATCCCTATGCCGAGGCCGAGGACCTGTCGATGTATCTGGTGGTCAGCGATTATGAGCGGGCGTTTGATCAGCTGACGTGCAAGTTTGATGGGGTGACGATGTCGCATGCTGATAAGCATGCGGCCGCCCGGGTGAAGTATTTTGTCCAGCGTCGTCTGGACCCGAATCGTGTCCATCGCCTGGTGCAGCGGGTGTTTACGCCGGTGGAGTGGCTGGGGAGCGGGCTCAGTGAGATTGGAATTGTGCGCCAGGCTGTTGAGCGGGGGATGGAGCGGTTTGAGGCGCATGTGGCATCGCAGGATTTGAGGGCGGAGGTGCTTGAGGAATTTGGCGATGCCGGGGTTGAGGTTGAGAATTTCGAGGCGATCGCCGAACTGCCGGTGGAGCGCATTTTCGGGTTGTTGCGTCGGCGACGTCAGCGTCGCCTGTTGTTGGGGGCGGTGGCCGGTGGCGTGTTCGGTGGGCTGGCACCCTTTAGTTGGGGAGTGTTGTCGTTGGCCGATGTGCCGGTGCTGCTGACGATTACGGCGGATATATCCAGTCGTTTTTGTTGGTACTTTGGGTTTGATCCGCGTGAGCACCGTGATCTGCCGATGGAGATTCTGGCGGTGGCGCTGGGGGGCAGTCGTCCCTCGGCGGTGGAGCCGATGTTGGTGCGTCAGAACCTCAACGAGTACGTGTTGCGCAAGTCCGTGATGGTGGGGGCGGTGGCGCACGGTGGGCTGACCCAGTTGGCGGGGCGAGGTCTGGCCCAGGTTGTGGAGCGGCAGTTGGGGCAGAAGGCTGCGCGTCAGGCCGGCGATCTGGCGCGGCGTGCGGTAACGCGCAATCTGCAGCGCCGCGCGGTGGAAGCGGTGCCCTCGAAAACGCTTCCGGTGGTGGGGGCGCTGCTGGGGGCGTCATTAAACGCGGCGCTGATCTACGATCTGGTGGAGGCGGCACAGGCGGTACTTACCGACCGCTTTCTGGAGCGCAAGTATCCGGAGTGGTTGCGGCAGATCGGGCTTGAGGAGTCGTCGGAGAGCCTGGCCGGTTGA
- a CDS encoding metallophosphoesterase family protein translates to MPSAFFKWIDCTDKTRPRDLRRPEGTIVRLAQLTDLHVPGEVELVSRLRDLISPHVSLQNISHEISAISNEVGHHYRSTRRLYNNLVKKTLVGLHRLGVDHLVITGDLVHCGLAEEFLDVRAALEVSGWWGEERLTVIPGNHDRFNIYESYPSEPMEHFFPVVTPQEPMFKELPGGVALLALDSNRDPIDDRHYLERWLPNTVGRIYPEALDWIERNRSRVEGRRLVTLLHHHISSDWYPRTATGAFGGLMEPADGVEGLVEAIELIDPYSVILHGHKHDVMPVDYSYGSHQVGNPGGFANALRFNIIDFNVHGEQVMTQLELRP, encoded by the coding sequence ATGCCCAGTGCATTTTTTAAATGGATCGACTGCACCGATAAGACGCGACCGCGGGATCTGCGACGGCCGGAGGGCACAATTGTGCGTCTGGCACAGCTCACAGACCTGCATGTCCCGGGAGAGGTCGAGTTGGTCAGCCGGCTTCGCGATCTGATCTCACCGCATGTGTCATTGCAGAATATCTCTCATGAGATTTCGGCGATTTCTAACGAGGTGGGGCATCACTACCGCTCGACGCGCAGGCTCTACAATAATCTGGTTAAGAAGACGCTGGTGGGTCTACATCGTCTCGGGGTGGATCACCTGGTGATCACCGGTGATCTGGTGCATTGCGGGTTGGCCGAAGAATTTCTCGATGTGCGCGCGGCGCTGGAGGTTAGCGGGTGGTGGGGCGAGGAGCGGTTGACGGTGATTCCTGGCAATCACGATCGTTTTAACATCTATGAGAGTTACCCTTCGGAGCCGATGGAGCATTTCTTTCCGGTGGTGACGCCCCAGGAGCCGATGTTCAAGGAGTTGCCCGGCGGGGTGGCATTGCTGGCGCTCGATAGCAATCGCGATCCGATCGACGATCGACATTATCTGGAGCGATGGTTGCCCAATACGGTGGGGCGAATCTATCCGGAGGCGCTGGACTGGATCGAGCGCAATCGTAGCCGGGTGGAGGGGCGCCGCCTGGTGACGTTGTTGCATCACCATATCAGCTCGGACTGGTATCCACGTACGGCGACCGGAGCGTTTGGTGGGTTGATGGAGCCGGCAGATGGGGTCGAAGGGCTGGTCGAGGCGATCGAACTTATCGACCCGTACTCGGTAATCTTGCATGGCCATAAGCATGATGTGATGCCGGTGGATTATTCATACGGCAGCCATCAGGTGGGGAATCCGGGAGGTTTTGCTAATGCGTTACGCTTTAATATCATCGACTTTAACGTGCACGGAGAGCAGGTGATGACGCAGTTGGAGTTGCGTCCCTGA
- the plsX gene encoding phosphate acyltransferase PlsX encodes MAGRESITIAVDAMGGYHAPAEIVAAVAEASLRREAGAAVNFLLVGDEIAMTEALFELDHNSERIHLYHAPTVIGMGERARSAVEARPDASVVQACSLVRQGEADALISAGHPGAAVLSASRQFGLVPGARHAALASVYPTPRLRGEAADPFSLILDVGASLRATPDELLSFGLMGSAYARIVSRNERPRVALLSTSRESTMGTPEVVEAHELLSRHKGINFYGNIEGHEIPRGLADVVVCEGFVGDVVIKMLEGVSEAAFDLARSAYHEKMAWRMGLSLLSGGLQKLKQLTDFEAYGGAPLLGLDKVVILCHPRSGRRAVGNALRLAIKNVRAELPEAIAASLSGEPRARRG; translated from the coding sequence GTGGCAGGCAGAGAGTCCATAACGATCGCGGTTGACGCGATGGGGGGATATCACGCGCCGGCAGAGATTGTGGCGGCGGTGGCCGAGGCCAGCCTGCGCCGAGAGGCGGGGGCGGCGGTGAACTTTTTGCTGGTGGGCGATGAGATCGCCATGACCGAGGCGCTCTTTGAGCTGGATCATAATTCGGAGCGCATTCACCTGTATCACGCGCCCACAGTGATCGGGATGGGGGAGCGTGCGCGGTCCGCCGTGGAGGCTCGCCCGGATGCGTCGGTGGTGCAGGCCTGCAGCCTGGTCAGGCAGGGAGAGGCCGATGCCCTGATTTCGGCGGGGCATCCCGGGGCGGCGGTGTTAAGCGCAAGCCGTCAGTTCGGGCTGGTGCCAGGGGCACGGCATGCAGCGCTGGCAAGCGTGTATCCGACGCCGCGGTTAAGAGGAGAGGCCGCGGATCCCTTTAGTCTGATTCTTGATGTGGGGGCGAGTTTGCGGGCGACGCCGGATGAACTGCTGAGCTTCGGGCTGATGGGCTCGGCGTACGCACGTATTGTCAGTCGGAATGAGCGTCCGCGGGTGGCGCTGTTGTCGACGAGCAGGGAGAGTACGATGGGCACGCCGGAGGTTGTGGAAGCCCATGAACTTTTAAGTCGGCATAAGGGGATCAATTTTTACGGCAATATTGAGGGGCATGAGATCCCGCGGGGTCTGGCGGATGTGGTGGTCTGCGAGGGATTTGTGGGGGATGTGGTCATCAAGATGTTGGAGGGGGTTAGCGAGGCAGCGTTTGACCTGGCGCGCTCGGCCTATCACGAGAAAATGGCCTGGCGAATGGGGCTCAGTCTTTTGAGCGGGGGGCTGCAAAAGCTCAAGCAACTCACTGATTTTGAGGCGTATGGTGGAGCTCCGCTGCTGGGGCTCGATAAGGTTGTGATCCTGTGTCATCCGCGCTCCGGGCGTCGGGCGGTGGGTAATGCGCTCAGACTGGCGATCAAGAATGTACGCGCCGAGCTTCCCGAGGCGATCGCGGCGTCGTTGAGCGGGGAGCCCCGGGCGCGACGAGGGTAG